The window TGCAGCACCTTTGGATGATTTTCGCTTTCAAGAACAGGCCGCAGCGCTTCTAGAGCCGTCGATTTTTCTAGGTTTTGCCCTTCAACGTGGCTGATGGGGATATATGCGATTTCCTTTGGATCATCCTGCCAGCAGCAGCCAATCCCCACCAGCTCCGCATCTCGAGGCGAGAGGCTATTTGTCTCTGTGTCCCACGCTACGGGTGTTTTGCATTTCTGCAGCCTTTGTACCAGTGCCGTCAGCTTTTCTGTCGTATCAATAATCTGGGGAAAAATAACGGGTTCTACCGGTGTTTGAGCCACAGCGGTTTCTTCTGCGCTGAAGAACCAAGTATCGGGGTCGCTATCGATTTCAGATTTAATTGGAGTGTCCTTACCCCCGAACTGCTGTAGAAGATCGTTGATCTGACTGAGGAAAGACTGAAACTCTAGCTTCTCTAGGACGGGAACGATCGCAGTTCGCTCGAACCCCTGTAGCTTGCAGTCTGCGGGCTTGATCTCTAGCGGCACCTCTAGGGCAATCTGGGCCATGAATTGAGAGTGATAGGCCGATTCCTTCCCTTCGATCAGCTTCTTTTGCACGGCTCCCTTGACCTGATCGACGGCAGCATAAATTTTGTCCAGTGTCTCGTACTCGCTAATTAGCTTGACGGCAGTTTTGTGGCCGATGCCTTTAACGCCCGGAATATTATCAGAGGAGTCTCCACAGAGGGCTTTGTAATCGACGACCTGCTGGGGAGTGACCTCTAACTTTTTGATCACTTCTTCAGGGCCAAATTCGTTGGGGGCCGCGCCGCTGCGGGCGGCTGGACTGAAAATGTTGCTGAGGTAGAGAACCGTGACCCGATGATCATCGTCAACGAGCTGGAATAAGTCGCGATCGCCGCTTAAAATCTTGACTCTAAAACCCGCTTCTCTCCCCTGGGTTGCCAGCGTACCAATCACGTCGTCAGCTTCATAGCCGGGAGCGACGACAATGGGTAAATTCATCGCCGTCAGCAACTCCTGCAGGTTTTCTAAATCTGGGATGAAGTCTTCAGGCGTTTCAGATCGACCGGCCTTGTAGGTATCATCGGCTTCATGGCGAAATGTGGGACCACCCAAATCAAAGGCGACTGCCAGATACTCAGGCTTTTGCGTCTTGAGAATTTCTAAAATGTTTTTCAGGAATCCGAAGCAAACGCTGGTGGGAATGCCTGTGGAGGTTCGTAGCCCCCCTTCGCGCCCTTTGGAAAAAGCATAGTAGGCCCGGAAGGCCAAGGAATGACCATCGATCAGAATAAAGGTGGATTCAGCGCTAGAGGTCGAAGGAGATGTGGTTGCTGACACTGATGTATTCCCTATCAGTCATGGATGTTGTCAGCATAGCGGGTTTATTGAATCTCTTGAATGAGGTCTCTGAATTGAATGCAAGAGCGGGACTTAGAATTCTAGCTATTCAACCCCTTGCCTTGTGGCAGCCGAAAATAAGTCAACATCTTGTCAAGAATTAATGGCTCATCAATTGGTGAACTGCTTGTTTAATAAACGCCTCATCCTCAGGGTTTTGATAGGGATTTCCAGCCCGGTGCCCCCAAATTGATGGGATTGGGCAATATTGACTGTTGGGGATAAGTTGGGCTTCTGCTTGACAGTCTTCGGTTGTGAAGTACAAATCGGTTGTGGCAGGCATCACCAGCGTTTGCGCTGAGATAGATGCCATTGCTTGAACATAGTCACCGTGGTGGATGGGATTATCACTGACGTTACAGTGCAGCCAAGTTTCAATCATGGCTAATAAGTTGTGCGGATCGCGTTTACGATAGCCTGCTTCCCAGCTCTGCAATAGATAGTCTTCCAAAGAGCTGTAGCCCCAATCTAGATAAGGCTTAGCTCGATAATAAGCCTGCGATGCAGCCCAACTTGCATAGATCTGAGTAAAGGTGTGAAATCCGCGTTCTGGTATACCCTCAAACCGTTCACCATTCCAGGCTGGATCGGTTTTGAGAGCGGCCCTGAGGCTGTAGAGAAAAACACGATTGTGGTCAGTGGTTCTTGCCGTTCCACACAGCGCTGCAATCCGCTGCACTCGCTCAGGATAAATGGCTCCCCAGTGATACCCTTGCTGTGCACCCATTGACCAGCCGTAGATCAGTGCCAACTGCTCAATACCAAGACTTTTTAACAGTTCAGACTGTGCGCAAATATTGTCGTAGTGGGTGAAGTAAAATCCCGGTTTTTTCGCTGCTTCGCAGTTACTGGGCGACGTAGAGAGACCATTGCCAAACATATTAGGCATGATCACGAACCAGTCCGTCGGGTCTAAAATACCCTCAGGTCGGACCAACCAATCTACATCTTTATGCTGCGCCCCATAGGATGTTGGATAAAGAATGGCGTTGGAGTGCTCTGCGTTCAGCTCTCCATAGGTTTGATAGACGAGCTGCGCTTCTGGTAGCACAGTCCCACACTGCAGCGAAAAGTCTCTGATCGAAAAAAGCTTCGCGTCACCCATTACCCATTACCCATTCGTCAGCTTTACTTGAATGCTGCAACTATCTTTTGATTGACGTTCAAGTAGCCTGGTTCAATATGGGCAAAGTGCGTTTTTAACTGCTGGTGTGCTTTCGGTAGCCTGTGAAAGGGAATGGAGGGGTACAGGTGGTGCTCTGTGTGATAAGACATGTTCCACATTAGGAGCTGGAGCGGCGATAGGGTTAGGGTTGTGCGGGTGTTGGTGAGGGGATTGTCATCACTGCTGCAGCCTGTATGCTCGGCAAGGAGAATGAAGCGGAGAAAGGGTTGGCCTACGGCTAATGGCAGAAGCCAGTATTTTGCTAGGAACCAAGGATGACCAAGGGTGGTTGAGATAAGTGCGATCGCAACCCCTATACCCAACTGTAGCCGAGTGGAGCGAATCACCTCTGCATGGGTTGCTTCAGGCAAAAAGTAACAATTATCCAGTTGCCCGAACGCTGTTTTAAGATGACCGACAATCTTCCCTTGCCACCAAGGAATCCCACTGAGCTGCCATAGGTATTGCAATACATTTTCAGGTTCTAGATCACCCAACTCAGGATCTTTGCCTGCAATCCGGGTGTAGCGATGGTGCCACTTGTGATAGCGCCGATAGAAGGTGCTGTTGTAGAACGATAGCAGACCTGCAAACCAAGCCGCTCCGTCATTGAGCTTAGCGTTGGCGAAAGCTGTCCGATGCGCACATTCGTGCATCGCGCAAAACATGAACGCTAGGCTGATGCCGTACAGGAAAAGAGACGGTAGGGCTAGCCAAGTAGAGCCAGTTCCCCACAGATAACCGCTAAGACCAATGATGGCTAAGTGGGCCGTTAGCCTCACGCTACCTTCGAGGTTAGAGCGCTCATTCAATGCCGCAAGGTCGCGGGTCGCTAAAATCTGACGGGGATTCGCAACAGGAACTGCCGCTGGGCTGGGGGGCTGGAAAACTTCAGAGACCATTGTTTTTGCAGTTTGCATAGAGGTGAACTGATGCTAGCAAAGATGACCTAGTAGGTCACTTGTTATGACAAGTTGAATCTAGCATGCTCTTGCAATGTCTAGCAAGGTGGTATGCGACCATACAAGAGCTTGAGCGGTTCACCAAATTTCTATGTCCATTCCCCTGCATATCGCGATCTCTGAAAAACTTCGTCACCAAATCGAGGCAGGTGACTATCTGCCTGGGGAGAAATTGCCCAGTGAGCATCAGTTGATGGAGACTTTTCACGTCAGCCGAATTACCGTTAGACAGGCTATTGCTAACCTCGTCAATCAGGGATTGGTGAAGGCGCAGCGAGGCAAAGGCGTTTTTGTCACGCCTCAGCAGAAAGTGGCCTATTCACTGTCGAGTCCTCTGGTTTTTATGGAGCAGGATCTAGCAGATGATGGCATACAACTGACGTTCAAAAGTTTGACCTTCCGTAAGGTGCGTCCTTCTAATCAAGTCCGAGAAGTTTTACAGCTCAGTCCTCAGGCCAGTGTTTATCTGCAGAAAAAGTTGTTGCGAATGGATGGGGCTGTCGGGGCCATTGACGTCAGCTATATTCTGCCTGAGTTAGGCCAGAAATTGGCTCCTCAGCTAAAGAAGAAAATGACCTTTCCTACTTTAGAAGAGAACGGTATCTCCATTGAGCGTGTCGATGCTCTGATCGAATGCACCCATGCTGATTACGAAATGAGCGAACACCTTGAGGTTCCCCTCGGACAGCCGCTGATTGTTTATCGATATACTGCTTGTTGCGATCGCAACAAGCCCATTCTGCACGGTGAAACCATCTCGCGGGCAGACCGTTTCTGCTATTCCCTTAGTACCAAACGGTAGCTGGCTCCAGTACTGACTCTAGTTCCCAGCGCAGCTCCCCTTGAGATAGTGGTATCTGGAGACCTGTTGCTGTCTAGTGTCTCTTGGCTCGGTGCAAGAGTACGTCGCAGGGAAGGGATGTACGCTCTCTCTGTCCTTCAACTGCATGGGCGTGCCGCGATGTGAACGAAGAAGAGAAGTCCTTAGAATTTAGAAGATTTGGCCTTCTGATATCGTCTTTGCCGTCGCTTAGACCGTCTTCTCCAGAGTATTGGCAGCCCTAACCCCAACCCTCCTAAAAAGCCCAGCTGGGAAGGTGCCTTACGGAGAATTGTGGTTTGTTTCGTCTGAGCCGGTTGCCCAGGGCGAGATGGGGAACGGTAATCAGCAGAAACAAAGGACAGAAAACCGATAATGATAAATGAGCTTAGACGACTGAGTGATTTGTCTATGGGAGGTGTCCTGTGGTTGGTGGCATAGGTACTGACGATGAACCAAACAAACAACCCGACCGCAATCACTAAGCCAATGTTATTTAGGGTCGGATTTTGAGCAAAGGTATAGATTGCCCCTTCAGTGGGACCGTCTGCAGCGCCTTTAAACTCTTCAATCGTGCTAAATGGACTAGTGGACATGAGTCAATCTCCTTAACGTTGCGGAGTTCCTGAAGAGACAGGAGCCATGGGCGAGGAAACCCGACCGTTGTGTTCTTCTTGTTCAATGATTGAGTACTCGGGGTAGCCTCTCAAGCTGAAATCAGCTAGGTCTAAACCTGTAATTTCTTCCGCTTCAGGCACGCGCAGCATATTGAGTTTCTTGAGTACAAAGCTGACCCCATAGCCAGGAATGAAGCCCAGAAGGATCGTACAGACTGCCGTCCCTATCAACTGTCCGACAAAGCCTGTCAGGGGAATGCCGTCGCCCTGAGGGTAGCCAGTCGCTATCACACCCACCGCCATCGCACCAAGCATGCCGCAGTAGCCGTGGACTGCAAAAGCACCTACGGCATCATCAATTCCAGCTTGCTCAATGGCTTTGCCTACAAAGGGCATGGTGTAGGCTCCGATGAAGGCAATGAGAATGACGAGCACGGGACTGTACAAGTCAAGACCCGCTCCCACCGAGATGATGCCAGCCAGCCCTCCTGAAATCGTAAAGAACGGATCTGCTTTGGAGCTGATGTAGGCACCGACTATGCCAGAGGCGAGGGCAAGGGTCGTATTTACCCCAATGGAGGCCAGTGTCATCGGCGTATCGTAGATGGTTGCTTCTACAGTCTGACCGGGTACAAAAATAACGCAGGCGGCCAAGAAGGCGTAGAAACCGACAAAAATCAGCATCAGACCCACCATCGTCAAGGGGAGATTGTGGGGCAGGATTGTTCTGGGTTTTCCCGTTGGGTCAAACTTACCAATCCGAGGACCAAGGTTGATTAATACTCCCAGTGCAAAAAAGCCAGAAACCCCGTGAACAACGGCTGAACAGCCAAAGTCGTGATAGCCAAACTGGGTAAAAAACCAGCCGAAGGGACTCCAGCCCCAAGACGCAGCGACAACCCAGGTAAAGGAACCCAGCACAACGGCCAGGATCGCATAGGCTCCCACCTTTATTCTTTCGATGACTGCCCCGGACAGAATTGAGGCGGTGGTCATGGCAAAGAGGGCAAAAGCAAACCAGAAAACGCCGGTCAAATTATCGGAAACGTTCGGCCCTAAGGCCGGGGACCAAGGATAGGAGGCCTGAACCAGTGCCAGTACTTCGCCAACGGTGCCTTCCGCATTTGGATCCGTCCAGGGACCAACAATGCCGCCTGTCAGCGGGAAGAGGGGGAAGGCATTGTAGACCCACCAGCCAAAGAAGAAAAAGGTGAGGCCCACAATAGAAAGCGTCAGCAGATTTTTAGTCATCGTTGCCAGTACATTCTTAGCCCGAGAGGCTCCACCTTCGTAGGCTAGAAAGCCAACGTGAATGACTAGCATAAAGACGGATGCCCAATAGTAATAGGACTCCGAGACGAACGTTGCCAAAAACTCTTGCGATTCGGGGGTCATAACTTAATCACTCCTTGAGATTGCCAGGAATGAGGCAATGGCGAACCATTTGCCTGCCCAGTAAATGTGAAACTATGTGCAAATTGCGTCAGTACAAAAAGCTTCCAGGTGTACTTATACAACCGGCTCAAGTTCTATAAAATAGGCCCGCGTCATAGACTTTGGACGGTCGTCAAAATATTTTTCTTGGTTTTTATTCTGAGGTGATCTCAGCCAACTTGTTATGTCAAGAGTATGCAGCGATTGCCACAAACAGACTGTATTAAGCACTACTTATAGCTGTACCCGGCTGAGTTGGGACAGCCTTTCTTTGATACAGATGGGTTTCAGCCATTTTTATGTCCTAATCAATACGTGTATTGCTATAAAACCTGATTTTGAATAGTGGAATTAGCGGCAGCAGAAATGATATTTAGGAGGGAAGGGCTGGTGCTAATCGATGTAACTCTTTCTTGAGCAATAGCCATCGGATGCTTCCCAAAATAACGGAGAAGTTAGATGAACGAGGCTGTATGTAGCGCGTTGTAATGGGTGGTAAATTCTGGAATCTTCCTAAGTCTCTCCTTCTAAGAGGCTAAGGAAGATTACGCAGCCAACCCTGTATAAAAGGGCTCTATGTATAAAAAGGATCTATACAACGGAGATAGAAGCGTTGCTCAAAGAATCTGTACAGTAATCAGATAGATGAGGACTTCTACAACTATCTTTTTGCCAAAGCACCGGGCAAAAGCTTTCGTCCATCTCGATATTGCCGACCCGTTTGTAGCGACCATAGATGTATTCAGTAAAAAAATCGGGGGGTAGAAAATTTTCAAGAATCAGAAATCCATCGGCTTTAGGTTGCTCAATCTGAGTTGGAGAAAGACGGATAGGCTGATAGGTCATCACGGTATCCTCTGTCTTCAGCAAGAGAAAAATGTAGTTGATATATCAACGCCAACATTTTCTACTTGTCATAATAAGTTTTCTGCTTTAAAAATTAGTGTGCTTCGTTACCCTTTATGCAATCTCAAACCTCACTGACGGTTCAGTCTGGTTATCTGAACATCGTGGCTAGCAACTTCGATGCCCGTCCCATGAGTTCGATGACGCCCGGAGGCCACCGCATTGGATATGAACCCAGCTTGGCCCACGCGGTCTGCAAGCATCTTGGTCTCACCCCCGTGTGGCACAATCTGCCGATGCAGGATTTCTATGCCTGTCTGCAGTTTACTAGCCCCAGAACCAGTCCCTATGATGTTGTGTGGTTCAATCAGGCGATCACACCTGAGCGACAGCAGTGGGTGACGTTCACCCAGCCCTACGGTTTATTTGATGAGGCTGTGTTGGTGCGGCAGACTAATATTATCTCCTCGCCGGATGAGCTGAGGGGGCAGCGAGTTGGGGGCTTAGCAGACAGTACTAATATTGTCTTGGTTGGGGGTTTTGCGGATGCGATCGCAGTTCCCTACCCCGGCAGCGATAAGGTTCTGCCTGAGATGTTGGCAGCATTGAGGGCTGGGGAGATTGATGCCCTCATTGATGATGAACTGGTGTTGATGGTCGCTGCAGAGTAAGATCCCAATCTTCGCCTGGCCTTTAGCTTGCCAACTCAGGCTCAGTTTGCGATCGGTGTTTCCAAAGATCGGCCTCTGTTAGTTGAAAAATTGGATGATGCACTTTCAGCCTTACAGGCTGATGGCACAATGGCGCAGCTCTGGGAGCAATGGATTCCCTGGAAACCGTTTCCGTTCAATCTCCAATAGGCAGATCAGAAGAATCGCAGGGACGCGGACTTCATAATTGCTTGGGCTGTGTCGTAAAAAGTTGGTGCGATCAGTCGTCGGTGTAATCCAGAAAATCTAATTGTCTTCCACACTTGACTGGCACTGCTCCTTTAAGGAGTGATTGCTAAGATGTTTTTGCAGTATTAGTTTTAGAGGCTATTTATAAAGGAAAGCTGAAGTGAGGGTAGTTAGTTGTCTATTGATCATAGATTTCAAGTGTCGCGTTGTTTTGCACTCTATGTCTGATAAACCCTACGCCACTGACCTGACCGATGCAGAGTGGTCTATCTTGTCGCCTTTGATTCCTAAAGCTAAAACAGGCGGTCATCCCCGCACAGTAGATATGCGCTCAGTTTGTAATGCGATCTACTACCAACTCAAAACAGGCTGTCAATGGCACCTACTTCCCCATGATTTTCCGCCCAGCTCAACAGTCTATTTCTACCACCGCAGATGGCAGCGCCATGGCCACTGGGAACAGATGAACCATAGACTGCGTGAGCAACTACGCCAAAAGCTAGGCAGAGATGCCCATCCCAGCGCACTTGCAACAGATAGTCAGTCGGTCAAAACGACTGAAAAAGGGAAGAGGTGTATGGCTTTGATGGCGGCAAGAAAGTCAAAGGCAGAAAGCGTCATGTCCTCGTCGATAGCTTAGATCTGCTGTTGAAGGTGGTGGTCACTGCGGCCAACACCAGTGAACGATTAGCTAGCGCCTATGCCCTGATGGAGTTATGGGATGAGTACCGAAAATGTCTCAATTACGTCAAGGTATTGTGGGTTGATGGCGGCTATAGCGGCGACAAGCTTGCATTGGCGGTATGGCTGATGATTCAAGCAAAGGTCGAAGTGATTCAACGCATGGGGCCAGAGTTTGAACTTTTACCTAAGCGGTGGGTCGTTGAACGCACCTTTGAGTGGCTCAACTGGTATCGGCGTTTGAGTAAGGATTACGAGCGCTTACCAGACATGAGTGAGGCGGCTATCTATGCGGTGATGACGAGAATCATGCTGAAACGATTAGCGGCCTAAAGATTCACTTTATAAATGCCCTCTGAGCAAATGCAAAACTTGTTGATTGCTGAGCAAGTCATTCATCGGTTGTGTGGTCTCTTTTTAGGGATGACAAGGTAGCTATAGCTTAGTATTTGCGACACAGCCCAGATTCTGATCGTATCAGAACGGCTCCACTTATTCAGGCTGGATACTCAGGGCTGACAGTTTCGGTTTTATTGCTCCTTTTCGTCCTATTGGGATGCATAAGGGAGTTCTAGAAACTGGATCGCTAATAATCTGGCTCTCTAAGCCGAATACTGCTCGCATCATTGCTTCAGTCATCACCTGTTTGGGATTGCCTTGGCTGCAAATTTTGCCTGCTTTTACCACCACTAGATGATCGGCATACCGGCACGCCTGATTCAGATCGTGCAGCACCATCAAAATCGTTCGGTTCTGCTGTTGGTTTAAGTCATAGAGCAAATCTAAAATCTCTATCTGGTGCGCAAGATCAAGATAGGTTGTGGGTTCATCTAATAGTAAAATTTCGGTATCCTGAGCTAAAGTCATAGCGATCCAGGCTCGCTGGCGTTGTCCACCAGATAGATTGTCCAGAGCACAGTGGGTAAATTCCTGCATTTGAGTAATAGACAAAGCCCAATTCACCTTTTGCTCGTCTTCTTTAGACCATTGCTGCAACCAGCTTTGATGAGGGTAGCGACCCTGAGCGACCAGATCTTTCACTGTCAAACCCTCGGGTGCAGTGGGGCCTTGGGGCAGCAAGCCTAGGCGTTTTGCAATCTCTTTTGTTGAAAGTTTTGTGATCGCATCCTCGCCTAAGTACACCGTCCCTTGCCTAGGCTTCAATAAGCGTCCAAGTCCCTTCAGTAAGGTAGATTTGCCGCAGCCATTTGGCCCCACCAACATCGTAATCTTACCGGTTGGAATCGCCAAATTAAGAGACTCAATAATGGTCTTACCTTCGTAAGCCAGTGTTAGATT of the Acaryochloris thomasi RCC1774 genome contains:
- a CDS encoding alpha/beta fold hydrolase; amino-acid sequence: MGDAKLFSIRDFSLQCGTVLPEAQLVYQTYGELNAEHSNAILYPTSYGAQHKDVDWLVRPEGILDPTDWFVIMPNMFGNGLSTSPSNCEAAKKPGFYFTHYDNICAQSELLKSLGIEQLALIYGWSMGAQQGYHWGAIYPERVQRIAALCGTARTTDHNRVFLYSLRAALKTDPAWNGERFEGIPERGFHTFTQIYASWAASQAYYRAKPYLDWGYSSLEDYLLQSWEAGYRKRDPHNLLAMIETWLHCNVSDNPIHHGDYVQAMASISAQTLVMPATTDLYFTTEDCQAEAQLIPNSQYCPIPSIWGHRAGNPYQNPEDEAFIKQAVHQLMSH
- a CDS encoding fatty acid desaturase, whose translation is MVSEVFQPPSPAAVPVANPRQILATRDLAALNERSNLEGSVRLTAHLAIIGLSGYLWGTGSTWLALPSLFLYGISLAFMFCAMHECAHRTAFANAKLNDGAAWFAGLLSFYNSTFYRRYHKWHHRYTRIAGKDPELGDLEPENVLQYLWQLSGIPWWQGKIVGHLKTAFGQLDNCYFLPEATHAEVIRSTRLQLGIGVAIALISTTLGHPWFLAKYWLLPLAVGQPFLRFILLAEHTGCSSDDNPLTNTRTTLTLSPLQLLMWNMSYHTEHHLYPSIPFHRLPKAHQQLKTHFAHIEPGYLNVNQKIVAAFK
- a CDS encoding GntR family transcriptional regulator, yielding MSIPLHIAISEKLRHQIEAGDYLPGEKLPSEHQLMETFHVSRITVRQAIANLVNQGLVKAQRGKGVFVTPQQKVAYSLSSPLVFMEQDLADDGIQLTFKSLTFRKVRPSNQVREVLQLSPQASVYLQKKLLRMDGAVGAIDVSYILPELGQKLAPQLKKKMTFPTLEENGISIERVDALIECTHADYEMSEHLEVPLGQPLIVYRYTACCDRNKPILHGETISRADRFCYSLSTKR
- a CDS encoding ammonium transporter, whose translation is MTPESQEFLATFVSESYYYWASVFMLVIHVGFLAYEGGASRAKNVLATMTKNLLTLSIVGLTFFFFGWWVYNAFPLFPLTGGIVGPWTDPNAEGTVGEVLALVQASYPWSPALGPNVSDNLTGVFWFAFALFAMTTASILSGAVIERIKVGAYAILAVVLGSFTWVVAASWGWSPFGWFFTQFGYHDFGCSAVVHGVSGFFALGVLINLGPRIGKFDPTGKPRTILPHNLPLTMVGLMLIFVGFYAFLAACVIFVPGQTVEATIYDTPMTLASIGVNTTLALASGIVGAYISSKADPFFTISGGLAGIISVGAGLDLYSPVLVILIAFIGAYTMPFVGKAIEQAGIDDAVGAFAVHGYCGMLGAMAVGVIATGYPQGDGIPLTGFVGQLIGTAVCTILLGFIPGYGVSFVLKKLNMLRVPEAEEITGLDLADFSLRGYPEYSIIEQEEHNGRVSSPMAPVSSGTPQR
- a CDS encoding substrate-binding periplasmic protein codes for the protein MQSQTSLTVQSGYLNIVASNFDARPMSSMTPGGHRIGYEPSLAHAVCKHLGLTPVWHNLPMQDFYACLQFTSPRTSPYDVVWFNQAITPERQQWVTFTQPYGLFDEAVLVRQTNIISSPDELRGQRVGGLADSTNIVLVGGFADAIAVPYPGSDKVLPEMLAALRAGEIDALIDDELVLMVAAE
- a CDS encoding IS5 family transposase (programmed frameshift), whose translation is MSDKPYATDLTDAEWSILSPLIPKAKTGGHPRTVDMRSVCNAIYYQLKTGCQWHLLPHDFPPSSTVYFYHRRWQRHGHWEQMNHRLREQLRQKLGRDAHPSALATDSQSVKTTGKREEVYGFDGGKKVKGRKRHVLVDSLDLLLKVVVTAANTSERLASAYALMELWDEYRKCLNYVKVLWVDGGYSGDKLALAVWLMIQAKVEVIQRMGPEFELLPKRWVVERTFEWLNWYRRLSKDYERLPDMSEAAIYAVMTRIMLKRLAA
- a CDS encoding ABC transporter ATP-binding protein — its product is MVNSISSVALTTRNLTLAYEGKTIIESLNLAIPTGKITMLVGPNGCGKSTLLKGLGRLLKPRQGTVYLGEDAITKLSTKEIAKRLGLLPQGPTAPEGLTVKDLVAQGRYPHQSWLQQWSKEDEQKVNWALSITQMQEFTHCALDNLSGGQRQRAWIAMTLAQDTEILLLDEPTTYLDLAHQIEILDLLYDLNQQQNRTILMVLHDLNQACRYADHLVVVKAGKICSQGNPKQVMTEAMMRAVFGLESQIISDPVSRTPLCIPIGRKGAIKPKLSALSIQPE